The genomic region acttCCCTCCTTCCCACAATTGCAATGTATTTTATATAGATAACTCTTtatatgttgtttttatttgattaGATTTGTTTACCTTAACCGTTAAATATGAGTAGAGTATGGATTTCGTGTGAAGGGGGACAAATATTATCAGTAGTGCAGTGGTGTTCACGCAGAGTTTCAGGCGGAACCAACGGTCGGCAGGTCTTATATCTGGTAGGAACAGTTTGTGAGAACACCGGAATCGCGCTCTCGACGGAGATTGCCGGGGAACATGCCTAAGTAAGTAAAGCTTTTACTTGCCCTTGTAAGCTTAATCTATGATTTATACATTTCAACCCAATTAATGATTATTTGGTTTTGTACTAAGCATCGAACGGCGTTTAAATATAACTGTAAACTAATTGAAACAGACCAGTTTGTTTCCAGTGAACGCTGTGAGCTTTGTTTGGGCTCTGTCTATTTGCTGGACTCAGCCTCAACGTGAACATTAACAATTTCCAGGAagatgtatctgcagcagcgtgaTACAAACTCAACTGGTTCATTTTAGTATATTTAGGACTTTAACCATATCAACCTAAACAAAAagctctttttttttaattaaagtttTTAGATTTTAGACCTTGTAACGTGTAATGCGATTTTTTTACTACGTAATATTCcttaaaaataaaaagagaAGAGATTATGCTGATTGTTTTAAAACAATATATCTTGCATACTAACAATCATTTACATCCAAGGTGAACGTCGTCACTGGGCCACAGCTTTTTAAAGTGGAGCAGctgcagagcacaacacatCCTAATAAAATGAGTGGATAAGAAAAAATAATAGAAAATGAGTAGCATCATACTAAGGAATGAATTAGGTTTTCTATGAGTTTTTCTTTGCTAACTTAAACTAAGGCCTAAGTCATTTGAATGTACATTggatattttttaatatatagaaAAACTTGCAAAGACAAACCATAAGAAAGACTTCAACTGTACCATGCAGCTCTTATTTGAAGAGAAGAGTTTTGGGTCAAGTCTTGATTTTGTGTTAACCCCCAAACTTTTCTTTTTGACAGGTTTTACTGTGATTACTGTGACACCTACCTAACACATGATTCGGTAAGTTGAGCTTGTGTGTATCAAACTTGTCAAATATAAAAAAGGTGTAGTTTGCTCCTGTTAAATAATGTCTGTTTTCTGTTCTTAGCCATCGGTGAGGAAGACCCACTGCAGTGGCCGaaaacacaaagaaaatgtaaaagatTACTACCAGAAATGGATGGAGGAGCAGGCTCAGAGCCTGATCGATAAAACAAGTAAGCACATTATTGGATCAAGTATTTGGATAACGCAGCTAAGTGCATTTTAGAAGTACAAAGCAACTGCTGTTTTTGTTTCTTTGGACGTGTTACCACTCACTCCAAAACCTTGGCGGACTTCTAGCTGTAGTAACAAATAACTTATAATAACTATGCATAATTTTttaccttaatatttaatatccgTGTATAGAAAATCAGGCTCTTTGCCAGCAGCTCACTTCGGCCCCCTCTGAGATTACTAATCCACATTACAGATGCTCAAGTGTGTTATTGTCCACTGTGGAGGAACACGTTTTACACACCAAATGATCCTTTGCAACACAAAAAGAGAGTAGCCATACATCCTTTATGCAAGTAAAGCATTCAAAATggcttctcttttttttttttcacgtaGGGTATTTATCTGTGCACATTCGTAGAAAGACGAGGCGagcttttgtgttttttgcaTTCCGCTTATACAGCATGAAACACACTTAAATTAACTCTTTCCAAACACAAAGAAGATGATGTGCTGTCTATTTAaataatatgtgtgtgtttaatgtgtTGTCCTTTCTCCCGACAGCGGCTGCCTTTCAACAGGGAAAGATTCCTCCCACGCCGTTCCCTGGTGGGCCGCCCCCAGGTGAGTCCATCTTTGATGTATCATCATTTGATTAGAATAAACGATCATCAAAATCGTGACGCGTTTGCATTCTTTAAGAATTACAACTACCACATACAAATAATACTCAACTGGACATgaaaataaaccaaatatgaaacCCTTTTTACTTAGCCGGTGTTTTCCTTTACTTGTGTAACATTTCACTTTTGTTAAAGAGCACCTGCAATGAAGCGGCTAagagaaaaacatttaaaaactgaTGTTTCATCATACTGAGAACTTTCAAATACTATGTGAAGCCCATTTAATTCAACAAGACCACAAACTATATCCTCAAAGAATAGCACAATGTACTGTGATGCACGGGAAACGTTTCTTATGGATAGAATAATGTCTTATCATTGAATGTAAACTAACGTTTGCTGTTTTTAACGCAGGTGGTCCTCCTCGGCCAGGTATGCTACCAACGCCCCCCATGGGAGGACCTCCTATGATGCCCATGATGGGGCCCCCACCACATGGGATGATGCCCGGTGGACCTGGTAAGAAATACTTGTATTTAACTCTACTCATTCCTAATTAGTGTAAAGTAACATCAGTATCCTCCGCTCCTGTGCAGTTTTTGCATGGCCTGTATTTCTTTCACCTCTTTAAGCACGCTGCCTATTCCCTGACtggaaaaacaaacacatttctaACACAATATATATCTTTTCTACAGCACACCTCATGTTGATTGAtcaaatagttgactgttgtttTGTTACTGTTATCTaacattttattaaataaattacttTCAATTATTGTAAATAAAGAAATTAAAGTGAAAATGATTGTGTCCTAAAACCAAATGTACTTAAGGCAAAACAAAGAGTTATACATAGAAAAACATAATGGGTACAGGAGAGTGAAACTATAGCATATATTTCTATAGTACAACGTCCCATTCAATGTCCAATGAAAGAGTTGGAGTTAAATCTGGACCAGGTTATTCTCAGTGAGTTGTGAAGTTTCTAATGCACTGATGTGGCTCCTACATGAACAGCTGTTGTCATAAATCAATACCCTAAGCTGTGTATCCTTCGCTGTCTCCTCTAGGAGGCATGAGGCCGCCGATGGGAGGACCCATGCAGATGATGCCCGGACCGCCCCACATGATGCGTCACCCCCGACCGATGATGATGCCCGTCCGGCCAGGCATGATGCGACCGGACAGATAAGACCGCATGGATGTTCTCCGCTCTTTGCTGCCATGAACAGACTCTGTCTAGTGAGGACACTTGGGCTAACACTTTTTTCAATACCACCTCTTAAATCATCAAATGTCCACACTGATGTCTTTTTTTAAAATACCTACAGTTTCTTCTTGTGCCGGAATCGTGGCATTTATTCATTTTCCTTACATTAGAAGAATTTCAGATCCCCGTTTTAAAgagtttcttttttttaacgaAATGCCcactttgtgtttgtttttaacatCTCGTCTCACTCTGACAAACTGCTCATTACCCACATTTAAAGAGCGTGTTTGATATGACAATATTTGTTTCTATATTTTTACTTTTTGTTTTTAGGTTTGACATgtttttgttatatttcatTGCTTTGGGAAATAaaacagtgattttaaactggtTTCTTTATGGTTTCAGTCAATCTTCTCAATCATTCCGGCTGATTAGAACTCAAGTGAGGTTGATGCTCTGTTTATGGGATAAAAAGCTctaaaacatcactttaaactcAGCACCAAACGGCAGACTGAAAAACGTTAGCTTCGGCCTTGAAGAAATTGGAGCACTTTTCTTTCAAGAAATGCAAAAGACACCCTAAAGCAGggctgtcaaactcaaggcccgggggccaaatccggcccgcaaccTCAttctgtggccccgcaagaccttgcaaagaatataatgtttattatacggttatgtggggatttacagaagcatgttgcccacaaactacatgtcccacaatgaaTCTCAAATTggccttttttttcttctcagaactaagattttttttttctctgaaaatgttagttttttttaatgtacattttttttctttatttagaCATTTCACGTTTTCTTTTTTCCAGAATGTggtgtttctttttaaatcattttgtgacactcactgaagagactttcaattatttgccctagacttctgctttcaaacgtagtaattatgaagttattaccctaccTGATAAtgatccaatgcagaggcaataatgtaatataatacattattttatgtatattaaatatatgtatttttataaagtcttaaagttacaaccggccctttgagtgcaatcataatgctgatgtggcccgtgatgaaattgagtttgacacccctgccctaaagTGTAAAGCACTACGGTTAGCTGGCTCGCCAGATACAACCCTGATTGAATGATGTTTTTGTGCATCTGCTTTGTCGGGTATTTCTGTGCTTACAGGGTTACAACTTGATGAGGTAAGAATATAACAGTTCTTACACGCAGATCTAGATGTGGTTAAAATGTAACCGCTGAGGTTTAGACAATAACACTTTTATTTGGCTACTCAAGGCAGTGACAACAATGATGTGGAATATTGGAAGAGATAAAGCTGCtgaatcttttttttattgaaaaaaataatGCCTGGTATAACATTTCTCGTGTGAATGTTTTATGCCTTCACATGTCATATTTTATCTGAtcataagttaaaaaaaaaaaatcaaatacaTTTTACTATCACATGACCACGAAGAGCAAATGCTACATTTTCAGAGGCGGGAATGGCAaatagtggacatttttgtctaaAAAGTTAAAGAGATGTTATgctgcatccatccatcttctcccgcttatccgtggtcgggtcgcgggggtagcagttccagcagagagccccaaactttcctttccctggccacatcaaccagctctgactgggggatcccaaggcgctcccaggccagcgaagagatataatccctccacctggtcctaggtctaccccttggtctcttcccagctggacgtgcctggaacacctccctagggaggcgcccaggtggcatcctaactaggtgcccgaaccacctcaactggcttctttcgacgcgaaggaggagcggctcaactccgatccctccctgatgaccgaacttctcaccttagtCTTCTGTGACATAATTAcaagctttaatgttcaaaaagttatttattgttctcatactgcagcacctcttttcaccctctgtctgaaggcagagcccagtctgctctgattggctagcTGGGGTCTTGACAATCGAAGGAGAATGtttcatagtgatgtcattatgttctaACAGTAAACACTTTAGTCGTATCAGGCATGGGGGGAAACATGCACTAAAGCATATATAACAAACTACAGGAAATTGAAAACTATTAATAGTGTCTCTAGCTCAAAACATTTTGACCTTACAAAAgtataaaagaaaacaaatacatttctgattaTGCTAAGGATTGAAAATCTGCTGTGTATTGTTTCAAGCACCAGGCTCTTCCTCACACTTCTCTAAAATAATTTATAAGACACTTA from Pseudochaenichthys georgianus chromosome 5, fPseGeo1.2, whole genome shotgun sequence harbors:
- the snrpc gene encoding U1 small nuclear ribonucleoprotein C, whose amino-acid sequence is MPKFYCDYCDTYLTHDSPSVRKTHCSGRKHKENVKDYYQKWMEEQAQSLIDKTTAAFQQGKIPPTPFPGGPPPGGPPRPGMLPTPPMGGPPMMPMMGPPPHGMMPGGPGGMRPPMGGPMQMMPGPPHMMRHPRPMMMPVRPGMMRPDR